ATGTATCCACGCGTCAGCGACCTGTTCGTCGATCTGTTTGGGGTCGAGCTTCCGTTTCCGATCTACTCGTTCGGTCTGATGGTCGCCCTCGCGATCATCGCCGCGGCCTGGCTCACGATCCGCGAACTGGATCGTATGTACGCCGCCGGACAGATTTCTGGCGTGAAGGTGGAGAGAGATGGCTCTCGACGGACGGAAGAGGTAAGCCCGTCCATCCTTGTCGGCACGCTCACGGCCATGGCGGCCATTCTGGGCATTGTGGGGTCGAAGCTGTTCCACATTCTGGAGAACTTCGGCGACTTCATGGAGGACCCGTCGGGTATGATCTTCTCGACGGGCGGCCTCACGTTCTACGGCGGTCTGCTGCTCGCGGGCGGCGGCATCGTCTGGTACCTCCGAAAATATGACCTCAGCATTCCCCGTGTTGCGGATGCCGTCGCGCCCGGCCTCATGCTCGGCTACGGCATCGGTCGCATCGGATGCTACCTCGCTGGAGATGGCGACTGGGGCGTCTGCTCGAATCTCGCAAACAAGCCGGAGTGGATTCCTTCCTGGCTGTGGTCGGAGCAATTCCCGCGGAGTATTCTCGATCCGGGAAATCAGTACGTCAACGACGCGGCTGTGATTGAAAAATGCGGCCCCGCGATGGACGGCGTTTATCCGACGATGCTATACGAGACGGCGATGGCTGTTCTCATTACCGGCATCCTGTGGGCGATCCGGAAGCATCCGTTCAAAGGCGGCTGGCTGATGTCGGTGTATCTCGTCTTCAACGGCGCGGAGCGC
The DNA window shown above is from Longibacter salinarum and carries:
- a CDS encoding prolipoprotein diacylglyceryl transferase, producing MYPRVSDLFVDLFGVELPFPIYSFGLMVALAIIAAAWLTIRELDRMYAAGQISGVKVERDGSRRTEEVSPSILVGTLTAMAAILGIVGSKLFHILENFGDFMEDPSGMIFSTGGLTFYGGLLLAGGGIVWYLRKYDLSIPRVADAVAPGLMLGYGIGRIGCYLAGDGDWGVCSNLANKPEWIPSWLWSEQFPRSILDPGNQYVNDAAVIEKCGPAMDGVYPTMLYETAMAVLITGILWAIRKHPFKGGWLMSVYLVFNGAERFLIEQIRVNNVGTFLGIQVTQAEVIAVLISLAGVVGLVYTTRRVGESVKEGSGS